A stretch of Methylogaea oryzae DNA encodes these proteins:
- a CDS encoding deoxycytidylate deaminase, with the protein MVPSATNSTALSKLFDERSRFVLIGLTGRTGSGCTTASDILEKKSPVFPEFEKLVDKDGTPFFKGLDANRYGILKNYAENNWEHFFSIKVSDVISAYLLRLSQKDLVEFVYSAKGEGIKAPKASIESAIRGTAFSNAIVQKELRRFGDLLFDHTASVDLDKADDAAFVRFLRRIRKFTKNFKRQLQELDKGLYVAVYQAAGSSIRKLGKVDINYRESVFDTIQLFHLPETINRIIKVFRRTRDNAYVVIDAIKNPYEARFFKERYAAFYLVSVNAPDDDRKEYLQQVHKFNVDQLAVIDRKESGKDDDPAGHFISPNVKKCIEMSDIHMYNPRREIGNNNILSAQLAWYFALMHHPGLVSPTSMERTMEFAYSVKRSSGCISRQVGAVITDTENSVKAIGWNDVPKGQVPCVFRSVEGALFDFDAKVYSSYERTNEQFRVALGRGYKGVLGCEALGGRNLSYCFKDVKNSINKEENQVHTRSIHAEENAFLQLAKYGGQSIRGGRLYTTASPCELCSKKAYQLGIAEIIYIDPYPGIANTHVLDVGETAPKLIQFRGAVGRGFHQLYEMTLPYKDELELLLSAPGDCEKKGGRGLG; encoded by the coding sequence ATGGTTCCAAGTGCGACTAACTCAACGGCTCTATCGAAACTCTTCGATGAGCGTAGCCGTTTTGTTCTCATTGGTCTGACAGGGAGAACAGGTTCTGGGTGCACAACTGCTTCTGATATCTTAGAGAAGAAAAGCCCTGTGTTTCCTGAGTTTGAGAAGTTGGTTGATAAGGATGGGACGCCCTTTTTTAAAGGGCTTGACGCGAATAGGTACGGTATCCTGAAAAACTATGCAGAAAATAATTGGGAGCATTTTTTCTCGATAAAAGTTAGCGATGTAATATCGGCTTATTTGTTGCGGTTGTCTCAGAAGGATTTGGTTGAGTTTGTGTATAGTGCTAAGGGTGAGGGTATAAAGGCGCCGAAGGCTTCGATTGAGAGCGCAATCAGGGGCACTGCTTTCTCTAATGCTATTGTGCAAAAAGAGCTGCGTCGTTTTGGTGACTTGCTTTTTGATCACACCGCCTCTGTTGATCTTGATAAGGCAGATGATGCTGCCTTTGTGCGGTTTTTACGACGAATAAGAAAGTTCACGAAGAATTTTAAGCGTCAGCTTCAAGAGCTAGACAAAGGGCTGTATGTTGCGGTTTATCAGGCTGCAGGGAGCTCAATTAGAAAGCTTGGTAAGGTTGATATTAATTATAGGGAAAGTGTATTTGATACGATCCAGCTTTTTCATTTGCCAGAGACTATTAATCGCATAATTAAGGTTTTTCGGAGGACTAGGGATAACGCCTACGTTGTTATTGATGCAATAAAGAATCCCTACGAGGCCAGGTTTTTTAAAGAAAGGTATGCGGCCTTTTATCTGGTTTCTGTTAATGCGCCTGATGATGATAGGAAGGAGTACCTTCAGCAGGTTCATAAGTTTAATGTTGACCAGCTTGCGGTTATTGATAGAAAAGAGTCAGGGAAAGACGATGATCCTGCGGGGCACTTTATTTCTCCCAATGTGAAGAAGTGTATCGAGATGTCGGATATACATATGTATAATCCGCGTAGAGAAATTGGGAACAATAATATTTTGTCGGCGCAGTTGGCGTGGTATTTTGCGTTAATGCATCATCCAGGGCTTGTGTCGCCAACCTCCATGGAAAGGACTATGGAATTTGCGTATAGCGTAAAACGAAGTTCAGGCTGTATCTCCCGTCAGGTAGGTGCTGTTATTACAGATACGGAGAATTCAGTAAAGGCCATCGGATGGAATGATGTGCCTAAAGGTCAGGTGCCTTGTGTTTTTCGAAGTGTTGAAGGTGCATTATTTGATTTTGATGCGAAAGTCTATAGCTCCTATGAGCGTACTAATGAGCAATTTCGGGTGGCGTTAGGGCGAGGCTATAAGGGGGTGTTGGGTTGCGAAGCATTGGGTGGAAGGAATTTGTCTTATTGCTTTAAAGATGTAAAGAACTCAATAAACAAAGAGGAAAATCAGGTTCATACTCGCTCCATTCATGCGGAAGAAAATGCATTCTTGCAGTTGGCAAAATATGGCGGACAGAGTATTCGGGGCGGTCGATTATATACAACAGCAAGTCCTTGTGAGCTGTGTTCAAAAAAGGCATATCAGCTCGGTATTGCGGAAATTATTTATATTGATCCATACCCTGGTATTGCGAATACACATGTTTTGGATGTTGGAGAGACCGCTCCAAAGCTAATTCAGTTTCGTGGGGCAGTGGGACGCGGTTTTCACCAACTATATGAAATGACCTTGCCTTATAAGGATGAGTTGGAGTTGCTACTATCAGCTCCTGGAGACTGCGAGAAAAAAGGAGGGCGCGGGTTGGGGTAA
- a CDS encoding ribonucleoside-diphosphate reductase subunit alpha, with product METETLVRSTPSNVIPEAAVPTSELQAVMPGEMRVIRRNGKVTAFDANKISVAITKAFLAVEGGNAAASRRIHDTVAELTAQVAKALQRRFSGGGTMHIEDIQDQVELALMRGEHHRIARSYVLYREEHARLRAEKAKQEPKAEAGEACLHVTLPDGSRKPLDEARLQKVVAEACSGLSDVDGAWIIDEARRGLFDGVPEKDVAATLVMAARTRIEQEPNYSQVAARLLLDSMRHEALGFLGNVGVNATQDDMAEQYPEYFAAYVKRGAELELLSPELTRYDLDRLGAALKPERDLLFTYLGLQTLYDRYFIHSNNVRFELPQAFFMRVAMGLAMNEIDRESRAIEFYNLLSNFDFMSSTPTLFNAGTLRPQLSSCYLTTVPDHLDGIYSAIKDNALLSKYAGGLGNDWTPVRGMGAHIKGTNGKSQGVVPFLKVANDTAVAVNQGGKRKGAVCAYLESWHIDIEEFLDLRKNTGDDRRRTHDMNTANWVPDLFMKRVAEEGQWTLFSPNDVPDLHDLTGAAFDARYQEYEAKVDRGELTLFKRMPASQLWRKMLSMLFETGHPWIAFKDPCNVRYTNQHAGTVHSSNLCTEITLHTNESEIAVCNLGSVNLVNHVSDDGVLDAQKLEKTVSTAMRMLDNVIDINYYSVPQARRSNLRHRPVGLGIMGFQDALYKLRIPYTSDAAVAFADQSMEQVSYYAIKASTDLAEERGRYSSFDGSLWSKGILPLDSMALLEQNRGGYLQVDGSATLDWDSLRQRVMSVGMRNSNTMAIAPTATISNICGVSQSIEPTYQNLFVKSNLSGEFTVVNPYLVRDLKSRGLWDSVMINDLKYYDGSVLPIERIPADLKALYATAFELDARWLVEAASRRQKWLDQAQSLNLYMSEPNGKKLDALYKLAWVRGLKTTYYLRSMGATHVEKSTLADGKLNAVKMAGPIAEDMESVKVCSILDPECEACQ from the coding sequence ATGGAAACGGAAACCCTTGTACGCAGCACCCCCTCCAACGTCATCCCCGAAGCCGCTGTGCCCACGTCGGAACTGCAAGCGGTGATGCCGGGCGAAATGCGGGTGATTCGTCGCAACGGCAAGGTCACCGCCTTCGACGCCAATAAGATCAGCGTCGCCATCACGAAAGCTTTCCTGGCAGTGGAAGGCGGCAACGCCGCCGCCAGCCGGCGCATCCACGACACCGTCGCCGAGTTGACCGCGCAAGTGGCGAAAGCCCTGCAACGCCGTTTTTCCGGCGGCGGCACCATGCACATCGAGGACATCCAGGACCAGGTGGAACTGGCCCTCATGCGCGGCGAGCATCACCGTATCGCCCGCTCCTACGTGCTCTACCGGGAGGAGCACGCCCGCCTGCGCGCCGAAAAGGCTAAGCAGGAGCCGAAAGCGGAAGCCGGCGAGGCCTGCCTGCACGTCACCCTGCCCGACGGCAGCCGCAAGCCCCTGGACGAAGCCCGTTTGCAGAAAGTGGTGGCGGAAGCCTGCAGCGGCCTGTCCGACGTGGACGGCGCCTGGATCATCGACGAGGCGCGCCGCGGCCTGTTCGACGGCGTGCCGGAAAAAGACGTGGCCGCCACCCTGGTCATGGCCGCCCGCACCCGCATCGAGCAGGAACCCAACTATTCCCAGGTGGCCGCGCGCCTGCTGCTGGACAGCATGCGCCACGAAGCCCTGGGCTTCCTCGGCAACGTCGGCGTCAACGCCACCCAGGACGACATGGCCGAGCAGTACCCGGAGTATTTCGCCGCCTACGTCAAACGCGGCGCCGAGCTGGAGCTGTTGTCGCCGGAACTGACCCGCTACGACCTGGATCGCCTGGGCGCGGCCCTCAAGCCGGAGCGCGACCTGCTGTTCACCTACCTGGGCCTGCAAACCCTTTACGACCGCTACTTCATCCACAGCAACAACGTGCGCTTCGAGTTGCCGCAGGCGTTCTTCATGCGCGTCGCCATGGGCCTGGCCATGAACGAAATCGACCGCGAATCCCGCGCCATCGAGTTCTACAACCTGCTGTCCAACTTCGACTTCATGTCGTCCACCCCCACCCTATTCAACGCCGGCACCCTGCGGCCGCAGTTGTCCAGCTGCTACCTCACCACCGTGCCCGACCACCTGGACGGCATCTACAGCGCCATCAAGGACAACGCCCTGCTGTCCAAATACGCCGGCGGCCTGGGTAACGACTGGACCCCGGTGCGCGGCATGGGCGCCCACATCAAAGGCACCAACGGCAAGAGCCAGGGCGTGGTGCCGTTCCTGAAAGTGGCCAACGACACCGCCGTGGCGGTGAACCAGGGCGGCAAGCGCAAGGGCGCGGTGTGCGCCTATTTGGAAAGCTGGCACATCGACATCGAGGAGTTCCTCGACCTGCGCAAGAACACCGGCGACGACCGCCGCCGCACCCACGACATGAACACCGCCAACTGGGTGCCGGACCTGTTCATGAAGCGCGTCGCCGAGGAAGGCCAGTGGACGCTGTTCTCCCCCAACGACGTGCCGGATTTGCACGACCTCACCGGCGCCGCTTTCGACGCGCGCTACCAGGAATACGAAGCCAAGGTGGACCGGGGCGAACTGACCCTGTTCAAGCGCATGCCCGCCAGCCAGCTGTGGCGCAAGATGCTGTCCATGCTGTTCGAAACCGGCCACCCCTGGATCGCCTTCAAGGACCCGTGCAACGTGCGCTACACCAACCAGCACGCCGGCACGGTGCACAGCTCCAACCTGTGCACGGAAATCACCCTGCACACCAACGAAAGCGAAATCGCCGTGTGCAACCTGGGTTCGGTGAACTTGGTCAACCACGTCAGCGACGACGGCGTGCTGGACGCGCAAAAGCTGGAGAAAACCGTCTCCACCGCCATGCGCATGCTGGACAACGTCATCGACATCAACTACTACAGCGTGCCCCAGGCGCGCCGCTCCAACCTGCGCCACCGCCCGGTGGGGCTGGGCATCATGGGCTTCCAGGACGCGCTTTATAAGCTGCGCATTCCCTACACCTCCGATGCGGCAGTGGCTTTCGCCGACCAGAGCATGGAGCAGGTCAGCTACTACGCCATCAAGGCCAGCACCGACCTGGCCGAAGAGCGCGGCCGCTATTCCAGCTTCGACGGCTCGCTGTGGAGCAAGGGGATATTGCCGCTAGACTCCATGGCCCTGCTGGAACAGAACCGCGGCGGCTATCTGCAGGTGGACGGCTCGGCCACCCTGGATTGGGACAGCCTGCGCCAGCGGGTGATGAGCGTCGGCATGCGCAACAGCAACACCATGGCGATCGCCCCCACGGCCACCATCTCCAACATCTGCGGCGTGTCCCAGTCCATCGAACCGACGTACCAGAACCTGTTCGTCAAATCGAACCTGTCGGGCGAATTCACCGTGGTCAACCCCTACCTGGTGCGCGACCTGAAGAGCCGCGGCCTGTGGGACTCGGTGATGATCAACGACCTCAAGTACTACGACGGCAGCGTGCTGCCCATCGAACGCATCCCCGCCGACCTGAAAGCGCTGTACGCCACCGCTTTCGAGCTGGACGCCCGCTGGCTGGTGGAAGCCGCCTCGCGCCGGCAGAAATGGCTGGACCAGGCGCAGTCCTTGAACCTGTACATGTCGGAACCCAACGGCAAGAAGCTGGACGCTTTGTACAAGCTGGCCTGGGTGCGCGGCTTGAAGACCACCTACTACCTGCGCTCCATGGGCGCCACCCACGTGGAAAAGAGCACCCTGGCGGACGGCAAGCTCAACGCCGTGAAGATGGCGGGACCCATCGCCGAGGATATGGAGTCGGTGAAGGTTTGCTCGATCCTGGATCCGGAATGCGAAGCGTGCCAGTAA
- a CDS encoding AI-2E family transporter — MEIFRDWLKRVLPNAQAMSLTILLVIGFAIIVTLSDIMLPVFAAAVLAYLLEGIVAYGERKRMPRTPAVLVVYCGFLTFVTYVLIALLPLLYQQAMQLFLQLPYMINEAQKVVLQMPERYPSFITQDQIQEIIAAVRRDLLSYGQDMLSYSYTKLLGVATLIVYLILMPLLIFFFLKDKAKIMAWFGQYLPRERNLSTTVWREVDMQIGNYIRGKFFEILILGCVSYVTFSLMGLNYPALLAVANGLSVIIPYIGATLVTVPVLLVAFFQWGLSHDFYYLLLAYGVIQTLDGVLLVPLLFSEAVNLHPVAIIVAILFFGGLWGFWGVFFAIPLATLVRAVLSAWPRTGRETHLSY, encoded by the coding sequence ATGGAAATTTTTCGCGACTGGCTCAAGCGAGTCCTGCCCAACGCCCAAGCCATGTCCCTCACCATCCTACTGGTGATCGGCTTCGCCATCATCGTCACCCTGTCGGATATCATGCTGCCGGTGTTCGCCGCCGCCGTGCTGGCTTACCTCTTGGAAGGCATCGTCGCCTACGGCGAACGCAAGCGCATGCCGCGCACCCCGGCGGTGCTGGTGGTGTACTGCGGCTTCCTGACTTTCGTCACCTACGTGCTCATCGCCCTGCTGCCGCTGCTGTACCAGCAGGCCATGCAGCTGTTCCTGCAACTGCCCTACATGATCAACGAGGCGCAGAAAGTCGTCCTGCAGATGCCGGAACGCTATCCCAGCTTCATCACCCAGGACCAAATCCAGGAAATCATCGCCGCCGTGCGCCGCGACCTGCTCAGCTATGGGCAGGACATGCTGAGCTACTCCTACACCAAGCTGCTCGGCGTGGCGACGTTGATCGTGTACCTCATACTGATGCCCTTGCTGATTTTTTTCTTTCTCAAGGACAAAGCCAAAATCATGGCGTGGTTCGGCCAATACCTGCCCCGCGAGCGCAACCTGTCCACCACCGTGTGGCGGGAAGTGGACATGCAAATCGGCAACTACATCCGCGGCAAGTTTTTCGAAATCCTCATCCTGGGCTGCGTCAGCTACGTCACCTTTAGCCTGATGGGCCTCAATTACCCGGCCCTGCTGGCGGTGGCCAACGGCTTGTCGGTCATCATTCCCTACATCGGCGCCACCTTGGTGACCGTGCCGGTGCTGCTGGTGGCGTTTTTCCAATGGGGACTCAGCCACGACTTCTATTACCTGCTGCTGGCCTACGGCGTCATCCAAACGCTGGACGGCGTGCTGCTCGTGCCGTTGCTGTTCTCGGAAGCGGTCAATTTGCACCCCGTGGCCATCATCGTCGCCATCCTGTTTTTCGGCGGGCTGTGGGGCTTTTGGGGCGTATTCTTCGCCATTCCCCTGGCGACGCTGGTGCGGGCGGTGCTCAGCGCCTGGCCCCGTACCGGAAGAGAAACCCACCTCAGTTACTGA
- a CDS encoding CDP-archaeol synthase gives MNLGLTAQVLVILAAANGGPVFARNLLGGRCAAPVDGGRRLADGQPLFGASKTWRGLIAALLLASATAPWLGWPWWLGAWAASWSMAGDLFSSFLKRRRGLPASSRATGLDQIPEALLPALALTPWLPLGITETLAVLTVFFAAEILLSPLLYRLGIRRRPY, from the coding sequence ATGAACCTGGGTTTGACGGCGCAAGTGCTGGTGATCCTGGCCGCCGCCAACGGCGGGCCGGTATTCGCGCGCAACCTCTTGGGCGGCCGTTGCGCCGCCCCCGTGGACGGGGGGCGGCGACTGGCGGACGGCCAGCCCCTCTTCGGAGCCTCGAAAACCTGGCGCGGCCTGATCGCCGCGTTGCTGCTGGCCTCCGCCACCGCGCCCTGGCTGGGCTGGCCCTGGTGGCTGGGCGCCTGGGCGGCGTCCTGGAGCATGGCGGGCGACCTGTTCTCCAGCTTCCTCAAGCGCCGTCGCGGCCTACCGGCCAGCTCGCGCGCCACCGGCTTGGACCAAATCCCCGAAGCCCTGCTGCCGGCCCTGGCCCTAACGCCGTGGCTGCCGCTCGGCATAACCGAAACCCTCGCCGTCTTGACGGTGTTTTTTGCCGCGGAAATCCTGCTGTCGCCGTTGCTGTACCGGCTGGGAATACGCCGCCGGCCTTACTAG
- a CDS encoding bifunctional diguanylate cyclase/phosphodiesterase — MAQTRFFSLRARLLLLVGLAVLPLFAVVVYDSLRQRQESLAAAQRQAQELAETAALQQQLIFGHTQQILSSLAKTGELYTGKIQGKCAELGTEWLRRFPYYINFGLIAPDGTVLCSVVPFKGAVNLADRDYFRQARDSRDFAIGRYQTGRITGKPTVNAAYPLVSEGRLVYVAYLAIDLSWLNTLLSHIQLPPDSNVALIDNEGTVLAAYPPDTFNIGQSLPDFPRLRAAMALGPSSVTEWIDEAQIERATLLHALDSTSRGSTFLTLSTPKRRLYAEANRMLGQRLAWLGLALASVLAAAWLGSDVLILRKLRRLNAAILDFGQGDLSARTGLAPAADELGTLAKSFDHMAHRLQQQEEKLQQAITELGNVNRALHLLSAGNRTLLHAKEETALLQAMCRVAVEKGHYLMAWVGYCADDESQAILPMAHAGVALDYLQRIRVSWGDNEFGQGPIGRAIRSGSPFAVNDTLTDPAFSPWREAAEKNGYRSVIALPLRVDGKALGVLAIYAREPDVFGAQQLELLSETAADLAYGIATIRLRADHEKAQASLVKLAFHDTLTDLPNRAALNQRLSELLARSRDRNLPFALLELDVNRLRDFNEAFGYGEGDLLLHKLAQRLRSAVADGDMVARIGEDEFGILLPGCDASRAQEVENRILQYLEEPFEINNLVIDVRTTTGIALFPEHGDSVDLLFRRANKAMYEAKQKGADYLLFDGGEDQDCARRLMLVGELRRAVESPPQLLLYGQPKIDLRTGKASSAELLMRWQHPVRGMIAPGEFIPLAERTGLIKPLTYWALEAGMSHAHALLQKGLDVALAVNLSVCNLHDPKLLERIDELCQTWGVAAEKIQLELTESALMDDPDSALKTLCQLSRRGFELHVDDFGTGYSSLSYLQKLPVSIIKIDQSFVRDMDSNPNSATIVHSTIELAHSLNLKVVAEGVESQVILDRLASLGCDMAQGYHIAKPMAVEQLAAWLDR; from the coding sequence ATGGCACAGACTCGCTTTTTCAGCCTTCGAGCCAGGTTGCTGCTATTGGTTGGGCTCGCCGTCTTGCCGTTATTTGCCGTGGTTGTTTACGACAGCCTGCGGCAACGCCAGGAATCCCTCGCCGCCGCCCAGCGCCAAGCGCAGGAACTGGCGGAAACGGCGGCGCTGCAGCAGCAACTGATTTTTGGACACACCCAACAGATACTGTCCTCGCTGGCTAAAACCGGCGAACTTTATACCGGCAAAATACAAGGGAAATGCGCGGAACTGGGCACCGAATGGCTGCGCCGCTTCCCCTATTACATCAACTTCGGACTGATCGCTCCCGACGGCACGGTGTTGTGCAGCGTGGTGCCTTTCAAAGGCGCGGTCAATTTGGCCGACCGCGATTATTTTCGCCAAGCCCGGGACAGCCGCGACTTCGCCATCGGCCGCTACCAAACCGGCCGCATCACCGGAAAACCCACGGTAAATGCCGCCTATCCGTTGGTAAGCGAAGGCCGCTTGGTCTACGTCGCCTATCTTGCCATCGATTTATCCTGGCTAAACACGCTGCTGAGCCACATTCAGCTGCCGCCCGACTCCAACGTGGCGCTCATCGACAACGAAGGCACGGTGTTGGCGGCTTACCCCCCCGACACGTTTAACATCGGCCAAAGCCTGCCGGATTTTCCCCGGCTCAGGGCGGCCATGGCCCTCGGACCCAGCAGCGTCACCGAATGGATCGACGAAGCGCAGATCGAGCGGGCAACGCTACTCCATGCGTTGGACTCCACCTCCAGGGGGTCCACCTTTCTCACCCTGAGCACCCCCAAGCGGCGGCTGTACGCGGAAGCCAACCGCATGCTCGGCCAGCGCCTCGCATGGCTCGGCCTGGCCCTGGCGTCGGTGCTGGCCGCGGCGTGGTTGGGCAGTGACGTGTTGATTCTGCGCAAATTGCGGCGGCTTAACGCCGCGATCCTCGACTTCGGCCAAGGCGATCTCAGCGCGCGCACCGGACTGGCTCCGGCCGCCGACGAGCTGGGCACACTGGCGAAATCGTTCGACCACATGGCGCACAGGCTGCAACAGCAGGAAGAAAAGCTACAACAGGCCATCACCGAGCTGGGCAACGTGAACCGCGCCCTGCACCTGCTCAGCGCCGGCAATCGCACCTTGCTGCACGCCAAGGAAGAAACGGCGCTGCTCCAAGCCATGTGCCGGGTGGCCGTGGAAAAAGGCCATTACCTCATGGCGTGGGTCGGCTATTGCGCGGACGACGAAAGCCAAGCCATTCTTCCCATGGCGCACGCCGGCGTCGCCCTCGATTACCTGCAACGGATCCGCGTCAGCTGGGGGGATAACGAATTCGGGCAAGGCCCCATAGGACGAGCCATCCGCTCCGGCAGCCCTTTCGCGGTGAACGACACGCTCACCGATCCCGCGTTCTCGCCCTGGCGCGAGGCGGCGGAGAAAAACGGCTATCGCTCGGTGATCGCATTGCCGTTGCGGGTGGACGGCAAAGCGCTGGGGGTGTTGGCGATTTATGCGCGCGAACCCGATGTGTTCGGCGCCCAACAGCTGGAACTGCTCAGCGAAACGGCGGCGGACCTGGCATACGGAATCGCCACCATCCGTCTGCGCGCCGACCACGAAAAAGCCCAAGCCTCCCTGGTGAAGCTGGCTTTCCACGACACGTTGACGGACCTGCCCAACCGCGCCGCCCTCAACCAGCGCCTCAGCGAGCTGTTGGCCCGGTCGCGCGACCGCAACCTGCCGTTCGCCCTGCTGGAACTGGACGTCAACCGGCTGCGCGACTTCAACGAAGCGTTCGGCTACGGCGAAGGAGACCTGCTGTTGCACAAGCTGGCCCAGCGCCTGCGCAGTGCCGTCGCGGACGGCGACATGGTCGCGCGCATCGGCGAGGACGAATTCGGCATTCTCCTTCCCGGCTGCGACGCTTCCCGCGCCCAGGAGGTGGAAAACCGCATCCTCCAATACCTGGAAGAGCCTTTCGAAATCAACAACTTGGTCATTGACGTACGCACCACCACCGGCATCGCCCTGTTTCCCGAACACGGGGATAGCGTCGATTTGCTGTTCCGCCGCGCCAATAAGGCGATGTACGAGGCGAAACAGAAAGGCGCCGATTACTTGTTGTTCGACGGCGGCGAAGACCAGGACTGCGCCCGCCGCCTCATGCTGGTGGGCGAGCTGCGGCGGGCGGTGGAGAGTCCGCCGCAGCTGTTGCTGTACGGGCAACCCAAGATCGATCTCCGCACCGGCAAGGCCAGCAGCGCCGAACTGCTGATGCGCTGGCAGCATCCGGTGCGGGGCATGATAGCGCCGGGCGAATTCATACCGCTCGCGGAACGCACCGGATTGATCAAGCCGCTGACCTACTGGGCCCTGGAGGCCGGCATGAGCCACGCCCACGCCTTGCTGCAAAAGGGTTTGGACGTGGCGCTCGCGGTCAATCTTTCCGTCTGCAACCTGCACGATCCCAAGCTGCTGGAACGGATCGACGAGCTCTGCCAAACCTGGGGCGTGGCCGCCGAAAAAATCCAGCTGGAACTGACGGAAAGCGCCTTGATGGACGACCCGGACAGCGCGTTGAAAACGCTGTGCCAACTGAGCCGGCGGGGCTTCGAATTGCACGTGGACGACTTCGGCACCGGCTACTCGTCCCTCAGCTATTTGCAGAAGCTGCCGGTCAGCATCATCAAGATCGACCAGTCGTTCGTCCGGGATATGGACAGCAATCCCAACTCCGCCACCATCGTGCACTCCACCATCGAACTGGCCCATAGCCTCAACCTCAAGGTTGTCGCCGAAGGCGTGGAAAGCCAGGTGATCCTCGATCGGCTAGCCTCGCTGGGCTGCGACATGGCGCAGGGATACCACATCGCCAAGCCCATGGCGGTCGAACAACTGGCCGCATGGCTGGACCGTTGA
- a CDS encoding SelT/SelW/SelH family protein: MTRKPRIEIEFCTQCRWLLRAAWLAQELLTTFEQEIGEVALIPGTGGVFEVRGEGALLWSRKQEGRFPEAKELKQRLRDLVAPDKPLGHSEPKA, encoded by the coding sequence ATGACCCGCAAACCCCGCATCGAAATCGAATTCTGCACCCAATGCCGCTGGCTGCTGCGCGCCGCCTGGCTGGCCCAGGAGTTGTTGACCACCTTCGAGCAGGAGATCGGCGAGGTGGCGTTGATTCCCGGCACCGGCGGCGTCTTCGAAGTGCGCGGAGAGGGGGCGTTGCTTTGGTCGCGCAAGCAGGAGGGGCGGTTTCCGGAGGCCAAGGAGTTGAAGCAGCGACTGCGCGACTTGGTCGCCCCGGATAAGCCCTTGGGCCATTCCGAGCCCAAAGCCTAG
- a CDS encoding sulfite exporter TauE/SafE family protein translates to MSDVFLLYGAVGAVAGVLSGLFGVGGGVVIVPLLAMVFPSQGIADELVMVMSVATSLASIIATSVSAVAAHQRRGAVQWPWVWRLAPGILSGAAVGAVLAEHLPGRTLKLAFALFLLFVAGRLLFAKRAAGGSGRVSCWRNGAAGAGIGLLSAIVGIGGGTLTVPYLVKRGVVMAQAVATSSACGLPIALAGALTYLYLGWHRSGLPPLSCGYIYLPALAGIALCSMFFAPLGARLAHRLPAAGLKRCFAALLVLVAGRLLQQSWPIF, encoded by the coding sequence GTGTCCGACGTTTTTCTGCTTTATGGCGCCGTGGGCGCCGTGGCCGGGGTGCTCTCCGGTTTGTTTGGCGTGGGCGGCGGCGTGGTGATCGTGCCGCTGTTGGCCATGGTCTTTCCGTCCCAGGGCATCGCCGACGAGCTGGTGATGGTGATGTCCGTGGCCACTTCGCTGGCCAGCATCATCGCCACCTCCGTTTCCGCCGTGGCCGCCCACCAGCGCCGTGGGGCGGTGCAATGGCCTTGGGTATGGCGCCTGGCGCCGGGGATATTGTCGGGCGCGGCGGTCGGGGCGGTGCTGGCGGAGCACTTGCCCGGGCGTACGTTGAAACTGGCGTTTGCGTTGTTTTTGTTGTTCGTGGCGGGGCGATTGCTGTTTGCCAAGCGCGCCGCCGGCGGAAGCGGCCGCGTTTCCTGTTGGCGCAACGGCGCGGCGGGGGCCGGCATCGGCTTGTTGTCGGCCATTGTCGGCATCGGCGGCGGCACTTTGACCGTGCCTTACTTGGTGAAGCGCGGCGTTGTCATGGCCCAGGCGGTGGCGACATCCAGCGCCTGCGGTTTGCCCATCGCTTTGGCCGGGGCGCTGACCTATCTGTATTTGGGCTGGCATCGTTCCGGCTTGCCGCCGCTGAGCTGCGGTTATATTTACCTGCCGGCTCTCGCCGGTATCGCCTTGTGCAGCATGTTTTTCGCGCCGCTGGGCGCCCGGCTGGCGCATCGCTTGCCCGCCGCTGGTTTGAAGCGCTGTTTCGCCGCCTTGCTGGTGCTGGTGGCCGGGCGTCTGTTGCAGCAATCTTGGCCGATATTTTGA